In Amycolatopsis jiangsuensis, the following proteins share a genomic window:
- a CDS encoding methyltransferase, whose amino-acid sequence MSTITWTENETPRSARWHSENSAPAPENVVVADDRITANTAQRLARSGTGLLWRGDFPNARQLLRAMARRLRQPAGGHRAAQAERAGLLGKLLVLLEPDHSLRLRRAPDVRAACDHAYGPANGATVVSLSELLGVLGAHQWHLRGVEIPALNARIHPDYGVFSPTRGDYVDLVARAPLPAGAAVAFDLGTGTGVLAAVLARRGVRVMGTDVNPRAVACARTNLTRLGLAGQVRVVETSRWPSGRADLVVCNPPWLPGRPASPVELGVYDAGSGMLHQFLDGLADHLTANGEGWLVLSDLAEHLGLRTRAELLGRIRAAGLRVAARADLAPRPARAMDQVTSLWRLRTL is encoded by the coding sequence ATGTCCACCATCACGTGGACCGAAAACGAAACACCCCGCTCCGCGCGCTGGCATTCCGAGAACTCGGCCCCGGCGCCCGAGAACGTCGTCGTGGCCGACGACCGGATCACTGCGAACACAGCGCAGCGCCTGGCCCGCTCCGGGACCGGACTGCTGTGGCGCGGTGACTTCCCCAACGCCCGCCAGCTGCTGCGGGCGATGGCCCGGCGGCTGCGGCAACCCGCCGGCGGCCACCGCGCCGCACAGGCCGAACGGGCCGGCCTGCTCGGCAAGCTCTTGGTCCTGCTGGAACCCGACCACTCACTGCGGCTTCGACGCGCACCCGACGTGCGCGCGGCATGCGACCACGCCTACGGCCCGGCGAACGGGGCGACCGTGGTGTCGCTGTCCGAACTCCTCGGCGTGCTCGGGGCTCATCAATGGCATCTGCGCGGTGTCGAAATCCCGGCGTTGAACGCACGGATTCATCCGGATTACGGCGTCTTCTCACCGACCCGTGGCGATTACGTGGACTTGGTCGCCCGGGCGCCGTTGCCCGCGGGAGCCGCGGTCGCGTTCGATCTCGGCACCGGTACCGGCGTGCTCGCGGCGGTGCTGGCTCGGCGTGGCGTGCGGGTGATGGGCACCGACGTGAACCCGCGAGCGGTGGCGTGCGCGCGGACGAACCTGACGCGGCTCGGACTGGCCGGGCAGGTGCGGGTGGTGGAGACGAGCCGGTGGCCGAGCGGCCGCGCCGACCTGGTCGTGTGCAATCCACCGTGGTTGCCGGGGCGTCCTGCCTCACCGGTGGAACTGGGCGTCTACGACGCCGGCTCCGGGATGCTCCACCAGTTCCTCGACGGCCTCGCCGACCATCTGACCGCGAACGGCGAGGGCTGGCTCGTGCTGTCCGACCTCGCCGAGCACCTCGGCCTTCGCACCCGTGCCGAGCTGCTCGGCCGGATCCGTGCCGCGGGGCTTCGGGTGGCCGCGCGCGCCGATCTCGCGCCACGGCCGGCGCGGGCCATGGATCAGGTCACCTCACTCTGGCGGCTCCGTACGCTCTGA
- the purB gene encoding adenylosuccinate lyase: MTDKPRIPNVLAARYASPELVRLWSPERKVVLERQLWLAVLRAQSELGVEVPDGVLADYERVVEQVDLESIAARERVTRHDVKARIEEFNALAGHEHVHKGMTSRDLTENVEQLQQLRSLELIRSRVAAVLARLAALGLEHSDLVMAGRSHNVAAQATTLGKRFASSADELLVAFARLDDLIGRYPLRGIKGPVGTAQDMLDLLGDESALQQLETRIAEHLGFANHFVSVGQVYPRSLDFDVLSTVVQLAAAPSSLAKTIRLMAGHELVTEGFKPGQVGSSAMPHKMNTRSCERVNGLAVVLRGYLSMIGELAGDQWNEGDVSDSVVRRVALPDAFFALDGLLETFLTVLAEFGAFPAVVERELDRYLPFLATTKVLMASVRRGVGRETAHEAIKENAVGVALAMRERGAENDLLDRLAADARLPLDRAELDDLLADRISFTGVAPRQVAEVASRVEDVLKRFPDAAAYAPQPIL, encoded by the coding sequence GTGACGGACAAGCCTCGTATCCCGAATGTGCTCGCCGCCCGGTACGCCTCACCCGAGCTGGTGCGGCTGTGGTCTCCCGAGCGCAAGGTGGTGCTGGAGCGCCAGCTGTGGCTCGCCGTGCTGCGGGCGCAGAGCGAGCTGGGCGTCGAAGTGCCCGACGGGGTGCTCGCCGACTACGAGCGGGTCGTCGAGCAGGTCGACCTCGAGTCGATCGCCGCCCGCGAGCGGGTGACCCGGCACGACGTCAAGGCCCGGATCGAGGAGTTCAACGCACTCGCCGGGCACGAGCACGTGCACAAGGGCATGACCTCGCGCGACCTCACCGAGAACGTCGAACAGCTGCAGCAGCTGCGTTCGCTGGAGCTCATCCGCAGCCGGGTCGCCGCGGTGCTCGCCCGGCTGGCCGCGCTCGGCCTCGAGCATTCCGATCTGGTGATGGCGGGCCGTTCGCACAACGTGGCCGCGCAGGCGACCACGCTCGGCAAGCGGTTCGCCAGCTCCGCCGACGAGCTGCTGGTCGCCTTCGCCCGGCTCGACGACCTGATCGGGCGCTACCCGCTGCGGGGCATCAAGGGACCGGTCGGCACCGCGCAGGACATGCTCGACCTGCTCGGTGACGAATCCGCGCTGCAGCAGCTGGAAACGCGGATCGCCGAGCACCTCGGGTTCGCGAACCACTTCGTGAGCGTCGGCCAGGTTTACCCGCGTTCCCTCGACTTCGACGTGCTGTCCACTGTGGTCCAGCTGGCCGCCGCGCCGTCCAGCCTGGCCAAGACGATCCGGTTGATGGCCGGGCACGAGCTGGTCACCGAGGGCTTCAAACCCGGCCAGGTCGGCTCGTCGGCCATGCCGCACAAGATGAACACCCGGTCGTGCGAGCGGGTGAACGGCCTCGCCGTGGTGCTGCGCGGCTACCTGTCGATGATCGGCGAACTGGCCGGTGACCAGTGGAACGAGGGCGACGTCTCGGATTCCGTGGTGCGCAGGGTCGCGCTGCCGGACGCGTTCTTCGCACTCGACGGCCTGTTGGAAACGTTCCTCACCGTGCTCGCCGAATTCGGCGCGTTCCCGGCCGTGGTGGAACGTGAGCTCGACCGCTACCTCCCGTTCCTGGCGACCACCAAGGTGCTGATGGCCTCGGTGCGCCGCGGTGTCGGACGGGAGACCGCGCACGAGGCGATCAAGGAGAACGCCGTCGGCGTCGCGCTGGCGATGCGTGAGCGCGGTGCGGAGAACGACCTGCTCGACCGGCTCGCCGCCGACGCCCGGCTTCCGCTCGACCGCGCCGAGCTGGACGACCTGCTCGCCGACCGGATCTCGTTCACCGGTGTCGCCCCGCGGCAGGTGGCGGAGGTCGCGAGCCGCGTGGAGGACGTGCTGAAGCGGTTCCCGGACGCCGCGGCCTACGCACCGCAGCCGATCCTGTGA
- a CDS encoding SDR family NAD(P)-dependent oxidoreductase, whose translation MSTSTTSIEKASTERKTAVVTGAATGIGAATTRQLEADGYRVVGVDIAPLTDGVQGDVADDDTWRRVLDTAGAVDALVSNAYVPTTGPLHETDRQQWQRQLDVNLTASYLAMRACLPSLRARGGSVVLVSSVHARFGLPGHPAYAAGKGALIALARQLAVEYAPDVRVNAVLPGPVRTRAWARVGDDDRARSARATPAGRLGEPDEIAAAIAFLLSPAASFVTGADLTVDGGWSAAKDSA comes from the coding sequence ATGTCCACCAGCACGACGTCCATCGAGAAGGCGTCCACCGAACGGAAGACCGCCGTCGTGACCGGAGCGGCCACCGGGATCGGTGCCGCCACCACCCGGCAGCTCGAGGCCGACGGCTACCGCGTCGTCGGAGTGGACATCGCCCCGCTCACCGATGGTGTACAGGGCGATGTCGCCGACGACGACACCTGGCGCCGGGTGCTGGACACCGCAGGTGCGGTCGACGCGCTGGTCAGCAACGCCTACGTGCCCACCACCGGGCCCCTGCACGAGACCGACCGGCAGCAGTGGCAGCGTCAGCTGGACGTGAACCTCACTGCCTCGTACTTGGCGATGCGAGCCTGCCTGCCCTCACTGCGTGCGCGGGGAGGGTCGGTCGTGCTGGTGTCCTCGGTGCACGCGCGGTTCGGTCTGCCGGGCCATCCGGCGTACGCGGCCGGCAAGGGCGCGCTGATCGCGCTGGCCCGGCAACTGGCCGTCGAGTACGCGCCGGACGTGCGGGTGAACGCCGTACTGCCGGGCCCGGTGCGTACTCGCGCGTGGGCCCGGGTCGGCGACGACGACCGTGCCCGCAGCGCCCGGGCGACTCCGGCCGGACGGCTCGGCGAGCCGGACGAGATCGCGGCGGCCATCGCGTTCCTGCTCTCGCCCGCGGCCTCGTTCGTCACGGGCGCCGACCTGACCGTCGACGGCGGCTGGTCGGCCGCCAAGGATTCCGCATAG
- the dgoD gene encoding galactonate dehydratase — MKITGIETFLVQPRWLFLKVSTDEGICGWGEPVVEGRADTVRAAVHELAELVVGRDPLRIEDHWQVLRRGGFYRGGPVLSSALAGFDHALWDIAGKVRGVPVHELLGGPVRDRVRVYSWVGGDRPSGIFDAVSAQVEAGFTAVKMNVAGPLGPIVSPAEANAALDRARQAREALGPDRDLAIDFHGRVSPAMARRLVKMLEEVQPMFVEEPILPELPAEVLSSVVEASTVPIATGERLFSRWEFKPVLDAGIAVVQPDPSHAGGISELRRIASLAEIYGASLAPHCPLGPISLAAAMQVAFATPNFLIQEQSLGMHYHDGHEPVAYLADSALFRFTDGYAARPEGPGLGIEVDEEAVRRADETGHRWRSPVWRLDDGGLAEW, encoded by the coding sequence GTGAAGATCACCGGGATCGAGACGTTCCTCGTCCAGCCGCGCTGGCTGTTTCTCAAGGTCAGTACGGACGAGGGCATCTGCGGCTGGGGCGAGCCCGTGGTGGAGGGTCGCGCGGACACCGTGCGCGCCGCTGTGCACGAGCTGGCCGAGCTGGTCGTCGGCAGGGACCCGCTGCGCATCGAGGACCACTGGCAGGTGCTGCGCCGGGGCGGTTTCTACCGCGGTGGCCCGGTGCTCTCCAGTGCGCTGGCGGGCTTCGACCACGCGTTGTGGGACATCGCCGGGAAGGTGCGCGGGGTGCCCGTGCACGAACTGCTCGGCGGACCGGTGCGCGATCGCGTGCGGGTGTACTCCTGGGTGGGCGGTGACCGCCCGTCCGGCATCTTCGACGCGGTGTCCGCGCAGGTCGAGGCGGGTTTCACCGCGGTGAAGATGAACGTCGCCGGCCCGCTCGGGCCGATCGTCTCCCCCGCGGAGGCGAACGCCGCGCTTGACCGGGCGCGGCAGGCGCGCGAAGCCCTTGGTCCGGACCGCGACCTGGCGATCGACTTCCACGGCCGCGTTTCGCCGGCGATGGCGCGGCGGCTGGTGAAAATGCTCGAAGAGGTCCAGCCGATGTTCGTCGAGGAGCCGATCCTGCCCGAGCTGCCCGCCGAGGTGCTCTCCTCGGTGGTCGAGGCGTCGACGGTGCCGATCGCGACCGGGGAACGGCTCTTCTCGCGCTGGGAGTTCAAACCGGTGCTCGACGCGGGAATCGCGGTGGTGCAACCGGATCCGTCGCATGCGGGCGGGATTTCCGAGCTGCGGAGGATCGCCTCGCTCGCCGAGATCTACGGTGCGAGCCTGGCCCCGCACTGCCCGCTCGGCCCGATCTCCCTGGCCGCGGCCATGCAGGTGGCGTTCGCGACGCCCAACTTCCTGATCCAGGAACAAAGCCTCGGCATGCACTACCACGACGGCCACGAACCGGTCGCCTACCTGGCCGACTCCGCGTTGTTCCGGTTCACCGACGGCTACGCCGCCCGCCCGGAAGGCCCCGGCCTCGGCATCGAGGTGGACGAGGAGGCAGTGCGGCGCGCCGACGAGACCGGGCACCGATGGCGCTCCCCGGTGTGGCGGCTCGACGACGGTGGTCTCGCCGAATGGTGA
- a CDS encoding FadR/GntR family transcriptional regulator, translating into MTEHRPRGLHGQTVETLAARIVSGEWGEGTVLDLPALREELDISLTVLREALKVLAAKGMIDARQKRGTFVRPRERWNVLDADVMRWQTAASGNPGLFDELTEVRTVVEPAAARLAAARASDEDLTALRKALDAMAAADDPDASVEADLAFHRALMTATHNNFLRQVERVLAIGLAARDELVHSTRGSDDPVPSHRAVLDAVAAGDPAGAESAMLALVAKSHDDLDRARG; encoded by the coding sequence GTGACCGAACATCGCCCTCGCGGTCTGCACGGCCAGACCGTGGAGACGCTGGCCGCCCGGATCGTGTCCGGAGAGTGGGGCGAAGGCACTGTGCTCGATCTGCCCGCCCTGCGCGAGGAGCTGGACATCAGCCTGACTGTGCTCCGCGAGGCACTGAAAGTGCTGGCCGCCAAGGGGATGATCGACGCGCGGCAGAAGCGCGGCACGTTCGTGCGCCCGCGCGAGCGTTGGAACGTGCTGGACGCCGACGTGATGCGCTGGCAGACCGCGGCGAGCGGAAACCCCGGTCTCTTCGACGAGCTGACCGAGGTCCGCACCGTGGTCGAGCCTGCCGCCGCACGGCTCGCCGCCGCACGCGCGAGCGACGAGGACCTCACCGCACTGCGGAAAGCGCTGGACGCGATGGCGGCCGCCGACGATCCGGACGCCAGCGTCGAAGCCGACCTCGCCTTCCACCGCGCGCTGATGACCGCCACCCACAACAACTTCCTGCGGCAGGTCGAACGCGTGCTCGCGATCGGGCTGGCCGCCCGCGACGAACTCGTGCACAGCACCCGCGGCAGCGACGATCCGGTACCGAGTCACCGTGCGGTGCTGGACGCCGTCGCCGCCGGTGACCCGGCCGGCGCGGAATCCGCGATGCTGGCCCTGGTCGCGAAATCGCACGACGACCTCGACCGGGCCCGAGGCTGA
- a CDS encoding substrate-binding periplasmic protein, whose amino-acid sequence MRRILSTLALVVTATAGLAACGSSDASGQTLRVGTLTDAPPSIFLDHGRFTGYDNELLRDIARREGFQVEFVGTEFSTLLGKVAGGQLDIGSSTISATSARKKTVAFSNGYDTSYTTVVTTKGAALTGAGSFAGKRLGVVQGSVQDEFAGKLAGAQVVRFPDYNAGFAQLRGGGLDGWVVPKDIGQKYRDQNPAVPLEFGYTVLDKDTPSAFAVAKSDTDLLDKINDGLAKAIADGTAARLHAQFFKAAPIAKELGKGGPGLPVRNS is encoded by the coding sequence ATGAGAAGGATCCTCAGCACCCTCGCCCTCGTCGTGACCGCCACCGCGGGGCTCGCCGCCTGCGGATCGTCGGACGCCTCCGGTCAGACCCTGCGGGTCGGCACCCTCACCGACGCACCGCCGAGCATTTTCCTCGACCACGGCCGGTTCACCGGCTACGACAACGAGCTGCTGCGGGACATCGCCCGGCGCGAAGGATTCCAGGTCGAGTTCGTCGGCACCGAGTTCTCCACCCTGCTCGGGAAGGTCGCCGGCGGACAGCTCGACATCGGCAGCTCGACCATCTCCGCGACCAGCGCACGCAAGAAGACCGTGGCCTTCTCGAACGGCTACGACACCAGCTACACCACCGTGGTCACCACGAAGGGTGCCGCGCTGACCGGCGCGGGCTCGTTCGCGGGCAAGCGGCTCGGCGTGGTCCAGGGCTCGGTGCAGGACGAGTTCGCGGGCAAGCTGGCCGGCGCCCAGGTCGTGCGGTTTCCGGACTACAACGCCGGGTTCGCCCAGCTGCGCGGCGGCGGTCTCGACGGCTGGGTGGTGCCGAAGGACATCGGCCAGAAGTACCGCGACCAGAACCCGGCTGTTCCGCTGGAATTCGGGTACACCGTGCTGGACAAGGACACCCCGTCCGCGTTCGCGGTCGCCAAGTCCGACACCGACCTGCTGGACAAGATCAACGACGGCCTCGCCAAGGCCATCGCCGACGGCACCGCGGCCCGGCTGCACGCGCAGTTCTTCAAGGCCGCGCCGATCGCGAAGGAACTCGGCAAGGGCGGGCCGGGCCTGCCGGTGCGGAACTCGTGA
- a CDS encoding lactonase family protein: MSAVLVGCYTAEKGGNGTGVSVLRRASSGELTHESTLPMASPSWLAKHPALPMVYAANETETGEVTSISLSGDELTALDVEATGGADPCHLAVSPDGRFLFCANYTGGSLAVFALRADGRIEGRTDLVQHSGGGPDAERQESAHVHMAVPSPDGSVVSAVDLGTDEIRSYSVSAAGKLSPRSVSKLPPGTGPRQLVRVPGSAEAYVVGELSGELLTVRETSVGDFEVIASTPATAAGGASLVAHLEVLESGTYLSNRGPDCVTSFEGARAKADQPCGAHPRHFAVVGEVCYVAAQQDDVITAFPLADLGKVEPRRFRTGSPSFVLPL, encoded by the coding sequence GTGAGCGCGGTACTGGTCGGCTGCTACACGGCGGAAAAGGGCGGTAACGGCACGGGTGTCTCGGTCCTGCGCCGGGCGTCCTCGGGAGAGTTGACGCACGAGTCGACCTTGCCGATGGCCTCGCCGTCGTGGCTGGCAAAACATCCGGCGCTGCCGATGGTCTACGCCGCCAACGAAACCGAAACCGGTGAGGTCACGTCGATTTCGCTCTCCGGGGACGAGCTGACCGCGCTCGACGTCGAGGCCACCGGCGGGGCGGATCCGTGTCACCTCGCGGTTTCCCCTGATGGACGATTCCTGTTCTGCGCCAACTACACCGGAGGCAGCCTGGCGGTGTTCGCGCTTCGCGCGGACGGCCGGATCGAAGGCCGCACCGACCTCGTGCAGCACAGCGGTGGCGGACCGGACGCCGAGCGGCAGGAAAGCGCCCACGTGCACATGGCGGTGCCTTCGCCCGACGGTTCCGTGGTGAGCGCGGTGGATCTGGGCACCGACGAGATCCGCAGCTACTCGGTTTCGGCTGCGGGCAAGCTCTCGCCGCGATCGGTGTCGAAGCTGCCGCCGGGAACCGGGCCACGGCAACTCGTCCGCGTTCCGGGCAGCGCGGAAGCCTATGTGGTGGGCGAACTTTCCGGTGAGCTGCTGACCGTGCGCGAGACGTCCGTGGGTGATTTCGAAGTCATTGCCAGCACCCCGGCCACCGCCGCGGGCGGCGCGTCGCTGGTGGCGCACCTGGAAGTTCTGGAATCCGGCACCTACCTTTCCAACCGCGGGCCGGACTGTGTCACGTCGTTCGAAGGCGCACGGGCGAAGGCCGACCAGCCGTGCGGCGCGCATCCCCGGCATTTCGCCGTGGTCGGGGAAGTCTGCTACGTCGCCGCGCAGCAGGACGACGTGATCACCGCGTTTCCGTTGGCAGATCTCGGCAAAGTCGAGCCTCGCCGTTTCCGTACGGGGTCACCGAGCTTCGTTCTTCCCCTGTGA
- a CDS encoding bifunctional 4-hydroxy-2-oxoglutarate aldolase/2-dehydro-3-deoxy-phosphogluconate aldolase, whose amino-acid sequence MRYRWQITQEALRQGVVGIVRTADAASAVAAARAVLDAGLGSVEVPLTNPGALAAIEELAAAYPDATVGAGTVLDESSATAAIRAGARFLVSPSLHTEVLRTAHRYGAAAFPGTGSVTEIVRALEEGADAVKVFPASALGPQWVKDVRAAVPQAPLVPTGGIAPGDVPEWLAAGAVACGIGSALTRGSAEETRARVAAMVREDG is encoded by the coding sequence ATGAGGTATCGGTGGCAGATCACGCAGGAGGCGCTGCGACAGGGGGTCGTGGGCATCGTGCGGACCGCGGACGCGGCGTCGGCGGTCGCGGCGGCGCGGGCGGTGCTCGACGCGGGGCTCGGTTCGGTGGAGGTGCCACTCACGAACCCGGGTGCGCTGGCCGCCATCGAAGAGCTGGCCGCGGCGTATCCGGACGCGACGGTCGGGGCGGGCACGGTGCTCGACGAGTCGTCCGCCACGGCGGCGATCCGGGCCGGCGCGCGGTTCCTCGTGTCTCCGTCCCTGCACACCGAGGTCCTGCGGACAGCGCATCGGTACGGCGCGGCAGCGTTTCCCGGCACCGGGTCGGTCACCGAAATCGTGCGTGCGCTGGAAGAAGGCGCCGACGCGGTGAAGGTTTTCCCGGCCTCGGCGCTGGGCCCGCAGTGGGTGAAGGACGTACGCGCGGCAGTGCCGCAGGCCCCGCTCGTGCCGACCGGTGGCATCGCTCCCGGCGACGTACCGGAATGGCTCGCGGCCGGCGCGGTGGCCTGTGGAATCGGCTCGGCGCTGACCCGTGGTTCGGCTGAGGAGACCCGGGCCAGGGTCGCCGCGATGGTGCGGGAGGACGGGTGA